The following proteins come from a genomic window of Mauremys mutica isolate MM-2020 ecotype Southern chromosome 7, ASM2049712v1, whole genome shotgun sequence:
- the LOC123373821 gene encoding cytochrome P450 2H2-like produces MEPLGVTTVFLVICVSCLLFLSAWRKMSGSGKLPPGPVAFPIIGNTLQLTTKNLPQHIDELSEKYGSIFTIYLGSERVVVLYGYEIMKEALIGLGEEFSGRGSMPLFEKMAQEPGIVFSNGERWKNLRRFALTNLRNFGMGKKSIEARIQEETHFLVERLRNTHGRPFDPTLFLTHAVSNVICSIVFGDRFDYEDKKFVTLINIIEENGKLQRSPWTALYNFFPTLMDYMPGPHHKLFKNAQEFSRFVLERVNMHKESLDPSCPRDFIDAFLIKMEEERKNGQSDFNVGSLVRSTVELFIAGTGTTSVTMKFGLLILLKYPEIEEKVHEEIDRVIGRSRSPCMADRSQMPYADAVIHEIQRYINLVPLGLPHAVTRDVHLKQYVIPKGTTIFPALKSVLYDRREFPNPEQFNPGHFLDENGAFKKSDFFMPFSAGKRICVGEGLARMELFMLLTTILQNFTLKPVVDPKDIDITPESSFVSNAPKSFQLCVLPR; encoded by the exons ATGGAACCTCTGGGAGTAACAACTGTTTTCCTGGTGATTTGTGTTTCTTGCCTTCTTTTCCTTTCAGCATGGAGAAAGATGTCTGGAAGCGGgaagctgcctcctggccctgttgctttTCCCATCATAGGGAACACACTGCAGCTGACTACGAAGAATTTACCCCAACATATAGATGAG CTCAGTGAAAAGTACGGCTCGATTTTCACAATATACTTAGGCTCAGAACGGGTTGTGGTGCTGTATGGATATGAGATTATGAAGGAAGCTCTGATCGGTCTCGGGGAGGAATTCAGTGGAAGAGGAAGTATGCCATTATTTGAAAAAATGGCCCAGGAACCAG GTATTGTTTTCAGTAATGGGGAGCGGTGGAAGAATCTCCGTCGGTTTGCCCTCACTAATCTGAGAAATTTTGGGATGGGGAAGAAAAGCATTGAGGCGCGTATCCAGGAGGAAACCCATTTTTTGGTGGAAAGGCTCAGAAACACACACG GGCGGCCATTTGACCCCACCCTCTTCCTCACCCATGCCGTCTCCAATGTCATCTGCTCGATCGTCTTTGGGGACCGGTTTGACTATGAAGATAAGAAGTTTGTGACTTTAATAAATATCATAGAGGAAAATGGCAAGCTCCAGCGCTCTCCCTGGACAGCG CTGTACAATTTTTTCCCGACTCTCATGGATTACATGCCTGGGCCTCACCATAAGCTATTTAAAAATGCTCAGGAGTTCAGCAGATTTGTTCTGGAGAGAGTCAATATGCACAAAGAGTCTCTGGATCCCAGCTGTCCTCGAGACTTTATCGATGCTTTCCTCATCAAAATGGAAGAG GAGCGAAAGAATGGCCAGTCAGACTTTAATGTGGGAAGTTTGGTACGAAGCACAGTAGAGTTATTTATTGCTGGAACGGGGACAACCAGCGTCACCATGAAATTTGGACTCCTGATTCTTCTGAAATACCCAGAAATAGAAG AAAAAGTTCATGAAGAGATTGACCGTGTGATTGGCCGAAGCCGAAGCCCCTGCATGGCGGATCGAAGCCAGATGCCCTATGCAGATGCTGTGATACATGAAATCCAGAGATACATCAATCTTGTCCCATTAGGTTTGCCACATGCCGTGACTAGAGATGTTCATCTCAAACAGTATGTTATTCCCAAG GGCACCACGATATTccctgcactgaagtcagttctATATGACAGAAGGGAATTCCCAAACCCAGAGCAATTTAACCCAGGACATTTCTTGGATGAAAATGGTGCCTTTAAGAAGAGTGACTTCTTCATGCCTTTTTCTGCAG GGAAGCGGATTTGCGTGGGAGAGGGTCTGGCTCGGATGGAGCTATTTATGTTACTGACAACGATTTTGCAGAACTTTACCTTGAAACCTGTTGTTGACCCCAAAGACATTGATATAACTCCAGAGTCAAGTTTTGTGTCAAATGCACCAAAATCATTCCAGCTCTGTGTTCTTCCTCgataa